The following proteins come from a genomic window of Oncorhynchus mykiss isolate Arlee chromosome 19, USDA_OmykA_1.1, whole genome shotgun sequence:
- the LOC110519453 gene encoding neuronal acetylcholine receptor subunit beta-2, whose translation MAVTVTLSLCLLLFSLSSTGAENAEERLVNYLLSPERYNKLIRPAVNKSQQVTISIQVSLSQLISVNEREQIMTTNLWLFQEWNDYRLRWDPEKYEGIKKLRIPSQHIWLPDIVLYNNADGVYEVSFYCNAVVSNTGDIFWLPPAIYKSACAIEVQHFPFDQQNCTLKFRSWTYDHTEVDLILTSDFASRDDFTPSGEWDIVSLPARKNEDPDDITYLDITYDFVIKRKPLFYTINLIIPCVLITSLAILVFYLPSDCGEKMTLCISVLLALTVFLLLISKIVPPTSLAVPLIGKYLMFTMVLVTFSIVTSVCVLNVHHRSPSTHRMPDWVKRLFLLRLPAFLLMRRPGNNNVQEKVRRKHATTAAGNTTSGNPGNSRGGAKKRYSDIKLGGIQTDSDSFYVKEDSARKFGWKVGDVSGDGGVPEIRRRVAVQWDADLEEAVDGVRYIAEHMKTEDGDEGIIEDWKYVAMVIDRLFLWIFILVCVVGTLGLFMQPLFQSYNTPTADSNEYGDF comes from the exons gtacAGGAGCGGAGAATGCAGAGGAGCGTCTGGTGAACTACCTGTTGAGTCCAGAGCGTTATAACAAACTGATCCGTCCTGCTGTTAACAAGAGCCAGCAGGTTACCATCTCTATACAGGTGTCTCTGTCACAGCTCATCAGTGTG AATGAGAGAGAACAGATTATGACCACCAACCTCTGGCTGTTCCAG gaGTGGAATGACTACAGACTGAGATGGGACCCAGAGAAATACGAAGGCATCAAAAAACTACGAATCCCATCTCAACACATCTGGCTTCCTGATATTGTTCTCTACAACAA TGCGGACGGGGTGTACGAGGTCTCCTTCTATTGCAACGCCGTGGTGTCCAACACAGGAGACATCTTCTGGCTCCCGCCTGCCATCTACAAGTCAGCCTGCGCCATCGAGGTCCAGCACTTCCCCTTCGACCAGCAG aACTGCACGCTCAAGTTCCGCTCGTGGACCTACGACCACACCGAAGTCGACCTCATCCTCACCAGCGACTTCGCCAGCCGGGACGACTTCACGCCGAGCGGCGAGTGGGACATCGTGTCGCTGCCCGCCCGCAAGAACGAAGACCCCGACGACATCACCTACCTGGACATCACCTACGACTTTGTCATCAAGAGGAAGCCTCTGTTCTACACCATCAACCTGATCATCCCCTGTGTCCTCATCACCTCTCTGGCCATCCTGGTGTTCTACCTGCCCTCTGACTGTGGGGAGAAGATGACCCTGTGTATCTCTGTCCTGCTGGCCCTCACTGTCTTCCTGCTGCTCATCTCTAAGATAGTACCGCCCACCTCTCTGGCTGTGCCTCTCATAG gtaaatACCTGATGTTCACTATGGTGTTGGTCACCTTCTCCATCgtgaccagtgtgtgtgtcctcaaCGTTCACCACCGCTCCCCGTCCACCCACCGCATGCCTGACTGGGTCAAACGCCTCTTCCTGCTCCGCCTCCCCGCCTTTCTCCTCATGAGACGACCCGGGAACAATAACGTCCAGGAAAAAGTTAGACGGAAGCACGCCACTACCGCTGCCGGGAACACCACCTCCGGGAACCCTGGGAATTCCCGAGGCGGGGCGAAAAAGCGCTATTCCGACATCAAGCTGGGAGGAATCCAGACGGACTCTGACTCGTTCTATGTGAAGGAGGATTCGGCCCGGAAGTTTGGCTGGAAGGTGGGAGACGTGTCGGGGGACGGCGGCGTTCCGGAGATCAGGCGTCGCGTGGCGGTCCAGTGGGACGCTGACCTGGAGGAGGCGGTGGATGGAGTGAGGTATATCGCTGAACACATGAAGACGGAGGACGGAGAtgaaggg ATCATAGAGGACTGGAAGTACGTAGCGATGGTAATTGACCGTCTGTTCCTGTGGATCTTTATCCTGGTGTGTGTAGTGGGAACCCTGGGTCTCTTCATGCAGCCCCTCTTCCAGAGCTACAACACTCCTACTGCAGACAGCAACGA GTATGGTGATTTCTGA